AATTTGCCGAACTCACAAAGAAGGTGAAGGGTGTATTCGTAGTTGGTGATGATCTTCTCGCCACGAATGTAAAACGGCTCATCAAAGCGAGTGAAGTCGGTGCTTGTAATGGGGCCATCTTAAAGGTGAATCAGGCTGGTGCTCTTGGTGATGCTATGAACTTTGCCCATACAGCCAATCGGTTGGGGTATAATTTAATAACATCCCATCGATCTGGCGATACATCAGATTGCCACATCGCTCATATAGCGGTAGCGACGGGTTCGAAGATGATAAAGACTGGCATAATGGGTGGGGAGCGTGTGGCGAAGTTGAATGAACTCTTAAGGATAAGTGAATTTTTAAAGGAGTGTAAGATGGTAGATTTAGGGGGTAGATGATATGCCCGAGGATGATAGGGAAGATAGGATGAGTGAAGAAGAGGAGAAGAGTACTGAGAAGTTATCGACTACGGAGATTTCTGAAAAGGCACTCCTAGCCACTGGTATTAGAGTGGGGACTTTGGTCAAGACAAAGTTCATGGCACCATTCATCAGCCGTACCAGATCGGATGGTTTGCATATAATCGATATAGGTAAGACTCTCTCACGAATCGAGATAGCGGGCAAATTTATCAGTAGCTACGATTTGAGCAAGGTCGTCGTTTATTCTGCTCGTGAGTATGGTAAAACACCTGTAGAGAAGTTCTGTGAACTTACCGGTGCAATACCTATCACGGGGCGCTTTATGCCCGGAACATTCACCAATCCTTTATACCCGGGACACATAGATGCTGAATTATTGATCGTCACCGATCCTGCTATAGATTATCAGGCCGTAGATGAAGCGACGAAGATCGGTATACCAGTAATCGCGATTTGTGATACTGATAACGTTACATCTAACGTAGATTTGGTTATTCCTGCAAATAATCGAGGTAGAAAGGCCTTAGCAGCGGTCTTCTGGCTCTTAGCGAGATCGGTACTCACCCGTTCTGGAGCTCTACAACCGGGGCAGCCTATGAAGTACACTATCGAAGATTTCGAAACAAAATTGGTTGAAGAGGAAGCCGAGTGAACTTTCTATTAAGTGTACAAAACAAAATATTCATCGAATTAAGGGTTCGATCAAAGTAAAATTATAGGTATTGATGATGGAGAGGGGCTTTAGATCAAATCCTTTTATTCATTGATACAAACCTTATTTATTGGAGAGATTGGAGAGTTTTGGAGAGTTCGCCTTTTATTTTTGTTATTATTGATCGAAGAAAGGTTATCCTAAAATATAGCCATGGATATTAAAGATTGATGATAGCCTTATGGCTTTAAGGTATCCCGCTGTAGCGGATCAATTCTATCCGGGAGAACCTACATCATTGAGAGAATCTATAGAAGAGTGTTTTCTTCATAGACTCGGACCTGGGAAGAAACCTCCATCGACTGGAGATCTGGGTAAAGTCATCGGTCTGGTCTCCCCTCATGCTGGCTACATGTATTCTGGACCGGTAGCCGCCCATGGCTACTACGCTATCTCATTCTTAAAGAATGTGAGGCTCATCGTAATCATTGGGCCGAACCATTGGGGATTAGGAAGTGGTGTAGCCGTATATCCATCTGGTGCATGGATAACACCATTGGGCAGAGTGGAGGTGGATAAGGATGCTGCTGAGCAACTCCTCAAATCATCAGATATTGTGGACTTTGATGAATTGGCCCATAGAAATGAGCACTCCATTGAAGTCCAAATCCCCTTCCTTCAGTACACATTCCCAAAGGGGTTTAAGATCCTCCCCATCTGCATGGCATTACAGGATAAATTAACTTCGGTAGAGGTGGGTGAAGCTTTAGCAGATGTCATAAAAGGCAAGGATGCCCTTCTAATTGCATCATCCGATTTTACCCATTATGAGAGTCAAGAATCTGCATTTAAGAAAGATTCGGAAGCGATCAAAGCGATCTGTGATCTAGATGTGGATCGCTTTTATACAGTGATTCGCAAGATGGATATTTCTACGTGCGGTCACGGGCCCATCGCGGTACTGATGACCGTAGCAAAGAAATTAAATGTAGCAAAAGGTACTTTACTCAAGTATGCTACGAGTGGTGATATTACAGGAGATTTCAGTGCTGTAGTAGGCTATGCATCGATAATCCTTTGATTCTTAAGAGTGTTTTCGATGAAATTTGTTGCCCAAGCCCCCGGTAAGATCATTATAACTGGTGAGCACTTCGTAGTCCATGGCGCATACGCATTAGCTGCAGCGATCGATAGATTCGTTAAAGTTGAAGCGAAGGTCTCCGATACCACTCATATCCTTTCAAAAAATTTAGGATTGTCAGCTACTCTACCAAATAAAGTACCGAACGCATTAAAGCCCATAGCTCACGTTTTAAATGCCACGTTACGATACCTTAATGAGAAAAGAGGTCTTTCATTGATCATAGATTCCGATATACCGGTAGGGTCGGGTCTGGGCTCTTCAGCTTCGGTAGCTGTAGCAACTGCAACTGCCGTATCTGAAGCTCTCGGTCACCATCTTACTCCGAAAGAAATTGTAGACCTTGCAATGGTCTCTGAGAAGATGATCCATAAAAACCCATCCGGTATAGATGTTAATATAGCTGTTTATGGTGGTGTGATTTTATTCCAAAGGAATTCTGATGTAAAGTCTATAGATCTAAACTCTAACATCGATTTTGTAATCGGTTACAGCGGATTGCGTAGAAGGACTTCAAGGCTGATACAAAAGGTTGCTGAGATGAAAGCTGCTAAACCCCATCTATTCAATAGCCTTGTACAATCCTCATCAAGATTGAGTCTGCTGGCTGCAAACTTTATGAAGCAGAATGATTTATTAACGTTAGGTTCGATCCTTAACTTCCACCATATAGTTTTGAGTTGGCTCGGTATATCGATAGATGAAATCGATAAGATGGTAGAGGCTTCGTTGGCTGCTGGCGCGCTAGGTGCTAAAGTTACGGGCGGAGGGGGAGGGGGTTGCATGATCGCACTACCACCGATCAATCATTCACAACAAATCCTAGACTCCCTTAAAAATCTCGGTAAGGTCGCTTTTATTAGTAAGATACCTGTAGGGGGTGTAAAGGTTTGGTCAGAGAAGGATTGACGATCATCAAGCTCGGAGGCTCCGTTATTACATTTAAGGATCGGCCGTTGACCCCAAATATAGAAGCTATTCATAACCTTTCCGATGTGATCTCTAAATCGGGTATCGATTGTGTAATCGTTCATGGAGGGGGTTCGTTCGGCCATTACTACGCTAAAGAATACAACATCACCACTCGATTAGATCATTATTCTGCTGAAGGTATAGCGAAGACAAAATTGGCTATGCTCAAACTCCATATGTACATTCTTGAGGCTTTAGAGTCCCATAACCTTCACCCTTATTCACTACCACCGATGAGCTTTTTACATGGTGGCAAGGTAGATGAGAGGAAGAGAGATCTTTTACAAGGTTTGATCGAGATCGATCTAACCCCTGTAACATTCGGTGATATCATCACCATAAATGGTAAATTTCAAGTAATTTCTGGCGATACGTTGGTCAGAATGTTGGCAGAATCGTTAAAACCAGCCCGTGTAATCTTTACTATGGATGTGGATGGTATATATCGAAGGCTCGATGATCCCAGCACGCTCATTCGTACGATCGATGTAAGTAAGGATTTAGAATTGAGTTCATCGAAGCCACTATTCGATGTGACGGGCGGGATAGAATTGAAGCTATCAGAAGCTATGAAGATCGCATCTTTAGGTATAGATGTGTATTTTGTAAATGGCTTAAAAGCCGATCATGTCACAAAAGCATTAAAGGGAGGGTCTTTTATAGGTACAATTATCAAAGGGATAGGGCATGGTAGGTATTAAAGAGAGAAAGCTCGACCATATCCACATACCGTTAAAGTATAATGTTGAAGCTAAGACCAAGACTACACTCCTCGAACATGTTCACCTAATCCACAATGCACTCCCAGAATTGGATATGGATGAAATCGATATATCTACAACCTTCTTAAATCATAAATTCAACGCACCTATCCTGATCGATGCGATAACGGGTGGTACACAAGAGGCGTTGAAGATCAATGCTACACTGAGCCTAGCTGCGGAAAAGTTAGGGTTAGGAATGGTAGTTGGGAGTCAAAAGGCCGTTCTTAAATCCCCTGAAGTTGCTGAAACCTACGCCATCGCTCGTAAAAATGCCCCAAACGCATTTATAGCTGCGAATATCGGCGGTGGTGATCTGGTTAAAAACTTTACGATGGAGGATGCGGAGAGGTTGATCGATATGATCAAAGCTGATGCCTTTGTAATACATCTGAATCCACTCCAAGAGCTGATTCAACCTGAAGGTACTTCTCAATATAAAGGTGTGTTGAAAAAGATCCATGAACTTGCATCACAACTCAAAGTCCCTGTGATAGTCAAAGAAGTAGGTGCTGGTATATCGAAGGAGGTGGCGATAAAGTTAGAGTTGGCGGGCGTTTCGGCGATCAATATAGCGGGAGTTGGCGGGACGAGTTGGGCAGGTGTCGAACAGATTCGAAGTGAGGCTGAAGATAATAAAGTGAAGTCGAGGCTCGGCCTTCTTTACTGGGACTGGGGCATACCTACAGCTGCAAGCCTCATTGAGGTGAGGAGGGCGGTCAAGCTACCCCTCATAGCCTCAGGTGGTCTGAGGAATGGTTTAGATATCGTGAAGTGTATCGTCTTAGGTGCAGATCTATGTGGTATGGCATTACCTATGTTAAGGTATGCGGTAAAGTCTCTCGACGATCTTATCGATTTTATCCAGAATACCATTTTAGAACTAAAGGTGGCGATGTACTTAGTAGGTGCACGTGATTTAAAGGCATTGAGGAATGTAAGGTACGTAATTACAAGCCCTTTAAGTGAATGGGTGAAGATATGATGAAGGATTACAAGATGTGGTGGTCGATATGAGTTACGATAGGTTGATGACGATTTTAGAAGAGAATAAAAAGGTTGTAGATAATTTCATATTCCAATTTTTACCCAGGGAGCATAAAATCCCTGAGGTTAAGTATTTATACGAAATGATGAGAGATTACCCTTCGAGAAGGGCAAAGGGTTTAAGATCGTCTCTATGTATGATCGTCTGCGAAGCCTTTGGTGGTGATCCTAGGTCAGCGTTGATCACTGCCGCTGCAATCGAGCTCTTTCAAAATTGGATCTTAATTCATGATGATATCGAAGACGATTCGGATATGAGGAGGGGAGCGCCAACACTCCATAAGAAGTATGGTATACCTCTAGCGTTAAATGTAGGTGATGCTCTGCATGGAAGGATGTGGGAATGTCTGCTGAAGAATAGGGAGATCTTTGATGATCGAAAGGTTTGTAACATCATCTCTGAGTTTAGCCGTATGGTGAATGAAACTACGGAAGGTCAGCATATAGAGTTGATGTGGATCGCCAACAATAGATGGGATTTGACAGAAGAAGATTACTATAGGTTATGTGAGAAGAAGACATCATGGTATACATGTATAACCCCCTGTAGATTGGGCGCGATCATCGCGAACGCTCCGAGTGAAAAGTTGGATGAACTGATCCCCTTCGGTAGAAGTCTCGGCATAGCGTTCCAGATTACCGATGATATACTCAACTTAGAGTCTGATGTAGATAAGTATGGGAAGGAAACGTTCGGCGATATTTGGGAAAGTAAGAGGACCCTGATGGTGATACACTTACTCAAGGTATGTAATAGTGATGAAAGGGAGCGGGTATTGAAGATTATGAGTAAGAAGAGGTGGGAGAAGAAGGATTCTGAGGTCTTTGAGATTTATAGATTGATGAAGTCTTTAGGTGTGATAGAGTACGCAAGAAAGAAGTCTATGGATTTCGCATCGGAGGCTATGAGATATTTTGATAGTATCTTTGGCGATCTTCCAGAAGTGAATGCAAAACAGACTTTAAGAGAAATTATCAAATTTATGATTATGAGACAATGGTAGAATCATGGTAGAATCTTTATCCTTATATTCTTAACCTTCCTAAAGACATATAGTACATGAGTAAGATGTCAGAGATTCCACCCAATTTAAGAGCTATAATTCGTAAGCACGCCCTCCTTAATGCATATAAGCATGAAGGTAAGGCAGATACTTCCGCTGTGATTAGCAAGGTATTGGGAGAGGATCCTCAACTTAAGCAGATGGTTAAAACTTTGATTGAATTGGTCAAAGAGGTTGTAGCTGAAGTCAATCGAATGAGTGTTGAAGAACAATTCAACATCTTGAATAGTGAATATCCAGAACTTCTTTTGAAAGAGACCCGTGTTAAATTCGAAGGTAGAATACTCCCACCACTCCCTCAAGCGAAGAAGGGAGAGGTGGTAACGCGCTTCCCACCCGAACCGAACGGTTATCCACACATCGGGCATGCGAAGGCTGCGATCATCGATGAAACCTACGCACGTATGTACGATGGCAAGTTCATCTTAAGGTTTGATGATACAAATCCAGCTAAAGAGAAGTTGGAGTATTATGATGCGATCTTAGATGGTTTAAAATGGTTGGGCATAAAACCCGATATAATAAAGAATACATCCGATGATATCGAGCTCTTCTACGAATATGCGGAACGTCTGATCAAAGCCGGCCATTGTTACGTATGCACCTGTGAACCTATCGTGATAAAGAGAAATCGTGCAGAAGGGCGTGAATGTGCATGTAGAGAGAGAGCGATTGAGAAGAATCTCGAACTTTGGAATCGAATGTTCTCCACATTTAAGCAGAATGAAGCGATACTGAGGTTAAAGGTCGATATGAAGCATGTAAATACTGCTCTGCGTGACCCAACACTCTTCCGAATCGTGGAAGCCGAGCACCCCCTTAAAAAGGATAGGTATCGTGTATGGCCGACTTACGACTTTGCTGTGGCGATCGAGGATAGTTTGGATGGTGTAACTCATGCGATGAGGACGAAGGAGTATGAATTAAGGGATGAGCTCTACTATCTGTTGTTAAGATTGCTCAATCTAAGGCAACCGTTGTTGATCGAATTCTCCAGATTGGAGTTGGAAGGTACGCCTGTTGCTAAAAGGTTCTTGAAGCCTTTAGTGGATAATCGGTTGGTGAGTGGGTGGGACGATCCACGAATGCCCACGTTGGTAGGGCTTCGAAGGAGGGGCATACTACCAGAAGCGATTAGAGAATTTATCTTAAGTCTGGGTGTATCGAAGGTGGAGTCGAAGCCCAGTTGGGATATATTGGAAAGCTTCAACAGAAAACTCTTAGACCCGATCGCTAAAAGGTACTTCTTCGTACCGAATCCAGTAATGTTGGAAGTTCAAGACGCACCCCATTTGAAAGTAAGATTGAAGCACCATCCAAATCTCGATTTAGGTTACCGTGAAATCGAAGCAAAGGATCACTTCTACATTTCTCGAGACGATTTGAAGAATCTGAAGGTTGGAGATAGGGTAAGACTTATGGATCTTTATAATGTAAAATTGATAGAGAAGGGTGAAGATTCGGTAATCGGCTCCTTTGCTGGTAGTGAGATTATAGAGGGCATTCCAAAGGTACAGTGGGTTACAGAACGGTATATAGAATTTACAGTTCTAATCCCCGGCCCTCTTTACATTGGAGATCGATTCAACGAAGAGAGCTTGAAGGTAGAGCGTGGCTTTGCCGAAGAAGCGTGTAGTGGTTTGAAGGTTGGTGAAATGATCCAATTCGTACGCTTCGGCTTTTGTAGAATCGATGCGCCTAGCATCGCTATCTTGACACATAAATGAATAGTTTGCTTGGTGTGAGCGATAGATTGGATAAAGCGCTCTCTTTTGCTGAATCGATCAAAGAGCACATTCAGAAGAGCAGTATTTTGAAGGATTATATTACGCCTCTCTACGATACTTACTCTATCTGTAACATACCCAATACCATTATGCTTACATTCGGTATCAATATCAATAGCAAAAGACCCCCTCTACAACCAGCAGATGTTATAAAAGAGCATATCGAAGGGGTAAGGAAGCTGGTACTCATAGTCATTGACTCGTTAGGTTACCTTCAACTTTTGGATTATATAACATATGATGAGAGGTCGGTGGTTAGAGAGCTTATAAATCGTGGAGTCTTCTTACCGATAACATCTACATTCCCATCCACTACGAGTACAGGCCTCACATCGCTCAGCACGGGCTTAACACCTCAAGAGCATGGTATAATCGGCTACACAATGTATGTGAAGGTGCTGGGTTTAGTAGCCAATATGATCTCCTTCGCACCCGCTGTAGATCATCGAAGGGATATCATGTTAGATTGGGGGATCGATCTGAGGAAGTTTTTAGGCGTCTCAACGATTTATGAAAAACTCAGCAACGAAGAGGTCCAGTCTTACATACTGATCCGCAACCACCTCACAAATACCGCTCTATCGAAGATGCTTCATGCCGGTGCTGAAGTATGTGGATTTGTAAATTATTCAGACTTCTTCATTACACTAAGGAAGTTGTTGGAAGGGAGGCCGAATAAAGATACTTGTATATTCGCCTACTGGGAAGCCTACGATACGATCTCGCACATATATGGCCCAGAAACGGAGGAAGCGAGGGGTGAGTTAAAGACCTTCTTCAATACTTTAAAGAGTGAACTTCTGGAGAAGCTCAATCCGAAGGTTGCGAGGAGAACCGCTCTCATAATAACTGGAGACCATGGCCAAGCAGCGATATCACAAAGATCCGTTACCATGGTATCGAAGCATCCGAAGTTGATGAAGAATTTGAGGATCCCACCTACAGGCGATTCGAGGGCTTCTTACCTCTTTTCTGAAAGTGGAAAAATCGAATGGGTAAAGGATTATATTCAGAAGAAGCTTAAAGGAAAGGTCGATCTCTTCGATTCCAAATGGCTTATGCGTAAAGGGTTCTTCGGCTCAAACCAATATAGGCCAGATTTTAAGGAACGTATAGGCGATCTCACCCTAATCTCTCGAGACGATCACGCGTTCGTGTATCCGTACAAGGGGCACGAAGAATACACTTTGAAGGGTGCCCATGGAGGTCTATCTCCAGAAGAAGCCTTGGTAACATTTATCTGTACCCGATTGGCTGGCAGATAGCTTTTTGCCTAAAAAGAGTGTGGTTGCGATTCGAAGATCATCATGGAGATTCAATTAGCCAGATCGAACTTACGAACTTACTTTCGATGTCATTTATGGGTATCTCTATATCTTTAATTAAGATATGAAGTGTGTAGATTATCGATTTTAATTTTAATGCTACTACCTTAAACCTTAACATCCTCCCCATCACTACGGATCTAAGATTAAGAAGAATCTATAATTGCTGTAGTTATAGGGAGCTCATCTAATTTTTGTGAGCCTCTCATTGTGCATTGCACTTTGATGATCTACCTTATCTCTTCAACCGTTCCTTTTTTACCATTCAACCGATCATCTTTACCTAGTTGTATGAACCAAGGCTTCATTTGATGATCGTTTAACCCCTTGCGATATATACCGCGTGACTGAGCTCCTCGAGAATTATATTTAATGCTGTAGCCACAGCGTACGGTGAGCCGGGTATGCAGAAGACCAATCTCTTATCGATAGTGCCCGCGATCGCTCTCGATAAGATCGCCGACGCTCCGATCTTCTGGTAACTGACCATTCGAAAGATCTCTCCGAAACCTTCCAGAACCTTATCGAAGAGGGGTTGAACAGCCTCTATAGTCACATCACGAGGAGAGATTCCAGTACCACCGATCACTATAACTACATCTACCCCCTCTTCTTTGATACTCTTCAAAAGCTCGCGCCTGATCATTTCCGAATCATCATCCACGATCTTCTTTGAGACTACGATATGTCCTCCTTTCTTGATCATCTCGACAGCTTTATCGCCAGACTCATCCGTTACACTTTCACCCTTCAAGATCCTTTGATAACGTGATGTGCTGACGGTGATTACAGAGACCTTCACCGGTCCACGTGCCTCCTCTCTATGCTTCTTCACAACCTCCATAGCCCTCTTTCACCTTCTTCACCACCTTTACACTCTCGATGAATGTTGTTGGATACTGCCCATTCTCATCCTTCTCGTACATCTTTACCACATCCCATATGTTGAGTAGAGCTGTCACAACGGCTGTTAAAGCTTCCATCTCGACACCAGTCTTCTCTGTAGAACGGACTTTTGCAGTGATGGTGATGCTCGACTCATCGATCTCGGATTCGATATCGACATTATCTATACGAATAGGATGGCAGAGTGGCATGAGTAAGGGTGTGAGTTTTGCACCCTGAATCCCAGCCAGTGTAGCGATTTGAATAGGGTCTCCCTTCTCTACTTTACCTTCTTTAATCAACTCTATAGTTTTGGGTTTCAGATGGATTCGACCCATCGCTATCGCTTCTCTATAGACCGATTCCTTCTTTGAAATATCGACCATCTTTACCTTCATTCCAAACCCTCTACACATGCATAAGCAAATCCCTCACTTTTATCTATGTCGTCAGATTTATAGCAACAATTCGAAAAGCTTCTTA
This is a stretch of genomic DNA from Nitrososphaerales archaeon. It encodes these proteins:
- a CDS encoding isopentenyl phosphate kinase, with product MVREGLTIIKLGGSVITFKDRPLTPNIEAIHNLSDVISKSGIDCVIVHGGGSFGHYYAKEYNITTRLDHYSAEGIAKTKLAMLKLHMYILEALESHNLHPYSLPPMSFLHGGKVDERKRDLLQGLIEIDLTPVTFGDIITINGKFQVISGDTLVRMLAESLKPARVIFTMDVDGIYRRLDDPSTLIRTIDVSKDLELSSSKPLFDVTGGIELKLSEAMKIASLGIDVYFVNGLKADHVTKALKGGSFIGTIIKGIGHGRY
- the mvk gene encoding mevalonate kinase; translation: MKFVAQAPGKIIITGEHFVVHGAYALAAAIDRFVKVEAKVSDTTHILSKNLGLSATLPNKVPNALKPIAHVLNATLRYLNEKRGLSLIIDSDIPVGSGLGSSASVAVATATAVSEALGHHLTPKEIVDLAMVSEKMIHKNPSGIDVNIAVYGGVILFQRNSDVKSIDLNSNIDFVIGYSGLRRRTSRLIQKVAEMKAAKPHLFNSLVQSSSRLSLLAANFMKQNDLLTLGSILNFHHIVLSWLGISIDEIDKMVEASLAAGALGAKVTGGGGGGCMIALPPINHSQQILDSLKNLGKVAFISKIPVGGVKVWSEKD
- the moaC gene encoding cyclic pyranopterin monophosphate synthase MoaC, which gives rise to MKVKMVDISKKESVYREAIAMGRIHLKPKTIELIKEGKVEKGDPIQIATLAGIQGAKLTPLLMPLCHPIRIDNVDIESEIDESSITITAKVRSTEKTGVEMEALTAVVTALLNIWDVVKMYEKDENGQYPTTFIESVKVVKKVKEGYGGCEEA
- a CDS encoding glutamate--tRNA ligase, which translates into the protein MSEIPPNLRAIIRKHALLNAYKHEGKADTSAVISKVLGEDPQLKQMVKTLIELVKEVVAEVNRMSVEEQFNILNSEYPELLLKETRVKFEGRILPPLPQAKKGEVVTRFPPEPNGYPHIGHAKAAIIDETYARMYDGKFILRFDDTNPAKEKLEYYDAILDGLKWLGIKPDIIKNTSDDIELFYEYAERLIKAGHCYVCTCEPIVIKRNRAEGRECACRERAIEKNLELWNRMFSTFKQNEAILRLKVDMKHVNTALRDPTLFRIVEAEHPLKKDRYRVWPTYDFAVAIEDSLDGVTHAMRTKEYELRDELYYLLLRLLNLRQPLLIEFSRLELEGTPVAKRFLKPLVDNRLVSGWDDPRMPTLVGLRRRGILPEAIREFILSLGVSKVESKPSWDILESFNRKLLDPIAKRYFFVPNPVMLEVQDAPHLKVRLKHHPNLDLGYREIEAKDHFYISRDDLKNLKVGDRVRLMDLYNVKLIEKGEDSVIGSFAGSEIIEGIPKVQWVTERYIEFTVLIPGPLYIGDRFNEESLKVERGFAEEACSGLKVGEMIQFVRFGFCRIDAPSIAILTHK
- a CDS encoding MogA/MoaB family molybdenum cofactor biosynthesis protein translates to MEVVKKHREEARGPVKVSVITVSTSRYQRILKGESVTDESGDKAVEMIKKGGHIVVSKKIVDDDSEMIRRELLKSIKEEGVDVVIVIGGTGISPRDVTIEAVQPLFDKVLEGFGEIFRMVSYQKIGASAILSRAIAGTIDKRLVFCIPGSPYAVATALNIILEELSHAVYIARG
- a CDS encoding MEMO1 family protein codes for the protein MALRYPAVADQFYPGEPTSLRESIEECFLHRLGPGKKPPSTGDLGKVIGLVSPHAGYMYSGPVAAHGYYAISFLKNVRLIVIIGPNHWGLGSGVAVYPSGAWITPLGRVEVDKDAAEQLLKSSDIVDFDELAHRNEHSIEVQIPFLQYTFPKGFKILPICMALQDKLTSVEVGEALADVIKGKDALLIASSDFTHYESQESAFKKDSEAIKAICDLDVDRFYTVIRKMDISTCGHGPIAVLMTVAKKLNVAKGTLLKYATSGDITGDFSAVVGYASIIL
- a CDS encoding polyprenyl synthetase family protein produces the protein MSYDRLMTILEENKKVVDNFIFQFLPREHKIPEVKYLYEMMRDYPSRRAKGLRSSLCMIVCEAFGGDPRSALITAAAIELFQNWILIHDDIEDDSDMRRGAPTLHKKYGIPLALNVGDALHGRMWECLLKNREIFDDRKVCNIISEFSRMVNETTEGQHIELMWIANNRWDLTEEDYYRLCEKKTSWYTCITPCRLGAIIANAPSEKLDELIPFGRSLGIAFQITDDILNLESDVDKYGKETFGDIWESKRTLMVIHLLKVCNSDERERVLKIMSKKRWEKKDSEVFEIYRLMKSLGVIEYARKKSMDFASEAMRYFDSIFGDLPEVNAKQTLREIIKFMIMRQW
- the fni gene encoding type 2 isopentenyl-diphosphate Delta-isomerase, whose product is MVGIKERKLDHIHIPLKYNVEAKTKTTLLEHVHLIHNALPELDMDEIDISTTFLNHKFNAPILIDAITGGTQEALKINATLSLAAEKLGLGMVVGSQKAVLKSPEVAETYAIARKNAPNAFIAANIGGGDLVKNFTMEDAERLIDMIKADAFVIHLNPLQELIQPEGTSQYKGVLKKIHELASQLKVPVIVKEVGAGISKEVAIKLELAGVSAINIAGVGGTSWAGVEQIRSEAEDNKVKSRLGLLYWDWGIPTAASLIEVRRAVKLPLIASGGLRNGLDIVKCIVLGADLCGMALPMLRYAVKSLDDLIDFIQNTILELKVAMYLVGARDLKALRNVRYVITSPLSEWVKI
- the rpsB gene encoding 30S ribosomal protein S2 — protein: MPEDDREDRMSEEEEKSTEKLSTTEISEKALLATGIRVGTLVKTKFMAPFISRTRSDGLHIIDIGKTLSRIEIAGKFISSYDLSKVVVYSAREYGKTPVEKFCELTGAIPITGRFMPGTFTNPLYPGHIDAELLIVTDPAIDYQAVDEATKIGIPVIAICDTDNVTSNVDLVIPANNRGRKALAAVFWLLARSVLTRSGALQPGQPMKYTIEDFETKLVEEEAE
- a CDS encoding alkaline phosphatase family protein, which gives rise to MNSLLGVSDRLDKALSFAESIKEHIQKSSILKDYITPLYDTYSICNIPNTIMLTFGININSKRPPLQPADVIKEHIEGVRKLVLIVIDSLGYLQLLDYITYDERSVVRELINRGVFLPITSTFPSTTSTGLTSLSTGLTPQEHGIIGYTMYVKVLGLVANMISFAPAVDHRRDIMLDWGIDLRKFLGVSTIYEKLSNEEVQSYILIRNHLTNTALSKMLHAGAEVCGFVNYSDFFITLRKLLEGRPNKDTCIFAYWEAYDTISHIYGPETEEARGELKTFFNTLKSELLEKLNPKVARRTALIITGDHGQAAISQRSVTMVSKHPKLMKNLRIPPTGDSRASYLFSESGKIEWVKDYIQKKLKGKVDLFDSKWLMRKGFFGSNQYRPDFKERIGDLTLISRDDHAFVYPYKGHEEYTLKGAHGGLSPEEALVTFICTRLAGR